One genomic segment of Arthrobacter sp. Marseille-P9274 includes these proteins:
- a CDS encoding DUF427 domain-containing protein, whose protein sequence is MVRAVWRGAVIAESEDTLVVEGNHYFPRDSVKDEYLVPSSHHSECGWKGTAHYYSLDVDGERNQDAAWYYPLTTPEAEKIRGRVAFWRGVTVGD, encoded by the coding sequence ATGGTCAGGGCAGTATGGCGCGGCGCGGTGATCGCCGAATCCGAGGACACCCTGGTGGTTGAAGGCAACCACTACTTCCCGCGCGACAGCGTCAAGGACGAATACCTGGTCCCCAGCAGCCACCACTCGGAGTGCGGCTGGAAGGGCACGGCCCACTACTACTCGCTCGACGTTGACGGCGAGCGCAACCAGGATGCGGCGTGGTACTACCCGCTGACCACCCCGGAGGCCGAAAAGATCCGAGGCCGGGTGGCC